One genomic region from Podarcis raffonei isolate rPodRaf1 chromosome Z, rPodRaf1.pri, whole genome shotgun sequence encodes:
- the FUT7 gene encoding alpha-(1,3)-fucosyltransferase 7, translated as MSKRMVSPACTMASYSMITMKRFAGAMFLLGAVFLNLTFLAQPFHNPSRTQAQNHSLMVLIWDWPYGHALNLTGDPCATLCSIKGCQLTWNRNLYNQADVVVFHHWALQHRRSRPPASKPHPGQKWVWLSLESPTHSKDLARWDGVFNWTMTFRRDSDIFIPYGELVAQPSDEVDIPEKSGLVSWVISHHHHTQQRAQLYRNLSKYIKVDVYGRANKKPLCPACLLPTISKYKFYLAFENSVHRDYITEKLWRNSLLAGSVPVVMGPPRSNYQRFIPGDAFIHVDDFGSVKELADFLLTMNESRYQRFFEWKRSFAVKLYDSWPERFCTICQCFPSLPQGKVYHSLEKWFWS; from the coding sequence ATGAGCAAGAGGATGGTGTCCCCTGCCTGCACAATGGCCTCCTACTCCATGATCACCATGAAGAGATTTGCTGGCGCAATGTTCCTGCTTGGCGCTGTGTTCTTGAACTTGACGTTCCTTGCCCAGCCATTCCATAACCCCAGCAGAACTCAAGCACAGAACCATTCCCTGATGGTCCTGATCTGGGACTGGCCTTACGGCCATGCCTTAAATCTCACTGGTGATCCCTGTGCTACACTTTGCTCCATCAAGGGCTGCCAGCTGACCTGGAACCGCAACCTGTACAACCAAGCAGATGTGGTAGTTTTCCACCACTGGGCACTCCAGCACCGCAGATCGCGCCCCCCTGCATCAAAGCCCCACCCAgggcaaaagtgggtgtggctCTCCCTGGAGTCCCCCACACACAGCAAAGACCTAGCCAGGTGGGATGGAGTCTTCAACTGGACCATGACGTTCAGGCGGGACTCTGACATCTTCATCCCTTATGGGGAGCTTGTCGCCCAACCATCAGATGAGGTGGACATCCCAGAGAAATCTGGCCTTGTGTCATGGGTAATCAGCCACCACCACCATACCCAGCAGAGAGCGCAACTGTACAGGAACCTGTCCAAGTACATCAAGGTTGATGTGTATGGGAGGGCAAACAAGAAGCCTCTTTGCCCAGCCTGCCTACTGCCCACCATCTCCAAATACAAGTTCTATCTGGCCTTTGAGAACTCCGTCCACCGGGACTACATCACTGAGAAGCTCTGGAGGAACTCCCTCCTGGCTGGATCCGTGCCTGTGGTCATGGGGCCTCCCCGATCCAATTACCAGCGGTTCATTCCTGGTGATGCTTTCATCCACGTAGACGACTTTGGCTCTGTGAAGGAACTTGCAGACTTCCTGCTCACCATGAATGAGAGCCGCTACCAGAGGTTCTTTGAGTGGAAGAGGAGTTTTGCCGTGAAGCTGTATGATAGCTGGCCAGAGAGGTTCTGCACCATCTGCCAGTGTTTCCCCAGCCTGCCCCAAGGGAAGGTCTACCACAGTCTGGAGAAGTGGTTCTGGAGTTAG